Below is a genomic region from Deltaproteobacteria bacterium.
AGTGCGATGATTTCATTCTCCAGGGAGCTCAACTCTTCCTTTGAGGGGTGTCGCTTACGGGCCGTTTTTTTGTTTTCAATTTTAGCGATTTTTTCGGGCGTTTCCACTACGGTCTCGGGCAAGGGAGCCGGTTTTGGGATATCCCCTTCCTCTTCCCAGCCGATCTTTTCAAGGAAATCATCGTAGCTGCCATTAAAAACTTCGGCCGTTCCATGTTGGAACAGAACCAGGCGCGTTGCCACCTCCCGCAGGATCATTTCGCTGTGGGTCACAATGACAACCGCCCCTTCAAACTCCCTGATTCCTTCAATAAGCGCTTCAATCGATTGCATGTCCAGATGGTTGGTTGGTTCATCCAGAAAAAGGAGGTTGGCCGGTGAGGCCAGGATTTTTCCCAGAAGAACGCGACTTTTTTCACCCCCGGAGAGGACGGAAATCTTCTTTTCCGCATGGTCGCCGGAAAACATCATGATCCCGCAGAGCGTCCGGACGGCGGTCCGGTTGAGAGTCATGTTCGAAGAGCCTATTTCATCCTCCACGGTCTGATCGGGATGCAGGCGGTCGATGTTCGTCTGGCCAAAATGGCCGAGTTGCAGATGGTCATGGGACCGGATGGTGCCATGCAACGGAGTGAGGTTGCCCGCCATCAGGTTTAAAAGGGTCGACTTTCCATAACCATTTTTCCCGATCACGGCGATCCGATCCCTGGCATGGATGGAGAGATTAAAATTACGGATCAGCGGTTTTTGCGGGTCAAAATGGAAGGATAGATCATGAACCTCCATCAGTTTTTTTGCCCCGAGTGGGGCATAGTGAAAGGAAAAATCAAGATCGGCGATGCGGCCCAATCGCCGCGTCGCAGACATCTTTTCCAGCTGTTTGATGCGGGACTGTACCGAGGAAGCCTTGGTTGCCTGGGCACGAAAGCGATTGATAAAGGTTTCCACCTGCTTTCTCTTCTTCTCTTCGTTGACCCGCGTTTTTTCGTGGATCTCCTCGTCCTGGGCGATTTGGGCGTAAAGTTTTCCGGTACCGCCGGGAAGTTTCTGGATCGTATGCCTGTGGATGGCGGCCGTATGGGTCGTGACGCTATCCATAAATTCCCGGTCGTGTGAGATCACAATCAGCTCGTTTTTCCACGAGCGTAAAAACTGTGTGATCCATCGGATGGAGAGGATATCCAGATGGTTGGTCGGTTCATCCAGCAGCAGGAGGTTGGGGTTGGAAACCAGCACCTTGGCCAAGTTCAACCGGATCTGAAAACCGCCGGAAAATGTGGTGGGGGATTTTGCCATATCCTCCTCCAGAAACCCCAGACCAAAAAGGATCCGTTCCACCTTGTAATGATCCCACTCTTCCCCTTCCGGCAGACCGAGACAGCCTTCTTCCAGAACGGTCGGTTCCGTAAAATGAATGTGTTGGGCCAAATGTCCTATCCGGTAGTTGCGCGGGATGGAAATCTTTCCGGAATCGGGTTCCTCCTCTCCCAGCAGGAGGCGAAACAGGGTCGATTTGCCATGACCATTTCTTCCGACAAGGCCCAAACGCTCACCGGGAGACATCTGCAGGGTCGCCCCCTCAAACAGGATTTGCGAGCCATAGGATTTGTAGAGATTCTGAACGCTCAACATACGGGTTAATTATGCTAAGGGACACGCCTTGAACTGATAGAGCGCCAGACCCGGCATTCTCAATTTCCTTTAAGAAATTTCTGGCCCTTCAGAATAAGGGCAAGGGTAAGGCCGTCCTGAATCTCATCTTTCTCTACCCTCTTCATGACCTCGGCCCAGGAAAATAATTTTAGACGAATCCTCTTGGATTCCTCCGGATCCGTTGCCTCTCCTGCTTTTGTGCAATGTTGTGCCAAAAATAGTTTTTGTTTGTAAGAGATGGCGCTACTAGCCGGCAGTATGGAACCGAGATCCTGCCAGCGAGGACAGGTAAAGCCGGTTTCTTCTCCCAGCTCTCGCTTCGCGGTTTGTAAGAGCGATTCATTCGGTTCCCAACTACCATGAGGAGCCTCGAGTAACCATTTGCGAGGTGCGTGACGGAAGATCCGCTCCAAAATTACTTGGCCCTTTTCAGTAATTGCCAAAACACCAGCACCGCTGAAGCCCTGAGGAGAAACTTGGGAAGGTACCAGACGAATATAGGTTCCTTCCTTTCCGTTCGGGAACTTCACCTTGTCATTGTAGAACCGAACCCATTTGTTGCTAAAAACAAGCTCCTCCTTGAGTATTTGGATCTCGCCTTTTTTAGCATCTCCTAAATAGAGTCCTTTGGCCGCCCCAATGGAACTCATACCGAGCGACAGGATCAAAAGGCCCAAAATCCAGCGGATGATTTTCATGGGGTTGATCGCATATCCCAGGCATTACGGAAAGGCAAGTGGCGTTGATTACATCTGTTTCTTCGATACCAACGCCTCTTTTTTACCCCGACTCCAACTTTTAATCTCGGCCTCGCGCTGCATCCCAACGCAACCAAACCCGCCAGACGACTAGGACTTAACTCGCTCATCTTGAGCTCGTCCTGAACCTTTTTAATCTTTCGGGTCAGTTTCATGACTCGCTTTCCCTGCTTCTTTCTCCAGATTCTTAAAAACATCCGGGGTTGTAGATTTCACGCCAATTTTGGTGACCCAGTTGGGAACATGCCCGCCCAAATCGACGATCTCTTCATAATATACCAGGGAGTGTCCGGATTTCTCGTCTGACTGAACGAGAAAGCAACCTCGAACGAAGTCGACGTTGGCGGCGATCATTTCCCAGCATTGTTTGAAGATCTGTCTCCCGGCCAGGGTCTCATCGTTCGTGTAACGCAGGACGAACCAGCGGTTTTTCACCGGGAAAGGTGTGCTAACTATCTGAAAAACGGCCCCTTGCCATAGACCCCCAGACTGGCGGGGAACTTCGGTCCGATATTTTTCTGAAACTTTCTTCAGGAGATTGGCCTCTCGGGTCCCGGCTGTCTGGATCGCTGAGATCCCCTCGTCGGTGATGTAAAAACTCGCTGGCATCCGGGGCATGAACGAGGACCAGTCGTTGAGCCGAACAATAGCGTCCCAGACTTTTTCCGGCGATGCCTTAATCGTCCCTTGGGCATGCATCTCATTCGGCTTTCCAGAACTACCCTTAATGTAGCGGATTGACAGATTCTCATGGGCAATTGCATTGCCAGCTGCAGATACCCCGAGGAATACTATGACAACGAGTAATTTCACTGTTTGAGGTTTCCGGAAATCAGCGCTTCTTTCTTGCTCCGATCCCATCCTTTTATCTGTGCTTCGCGTCGCATCGCCTTTGCCCTTGTTCGGTGTTTTTCATGGTACAAAAGTTTTCTGAATCCAAAGCTTTTGGTGAATTTGGCGCCGGTTCCGTTGCGATGCTGTTCCATGCGCCGATCCAGATCGCTTGTGTAACCGGTGTAGTATTTCCCATCAGAAGACTCGAGAATGTAGACAATATAAGGCATCAGTTTAAACAAAAATACCCCCATGAAGGGGGTATTTTGTTCTACTCCGGGGGTGGGATTCGAACCCACGACCAAGTGATTACAGGTTCCCACCACTTTCATGATGGCCTGGACTATCTCTTTACCCTCCGCATTGTGCGGATTGGGTAGTGGGCGCTCGAGGGGAGATTATTCTTTCGTCACTCCCTAGTCTCTGCACCTTCCTCCCACCTTTATATTGGGAGGCTTGGCTCAGGATTCCCTTATCCTCTGGCGTGGACGTAGGGTTCCCTGAGTTCACCCACTT
It encodes:
- a CDS encoding ABC-F family ATP-binding cassette domain-containing protein, with the translated sequence MLSVQNLYKSYGSQILFEGATLQMSPGERLGLVGRNGHGKSTLFRLLLGEEEPDSGKISIPRNYRIGHLAQHIHFTEPTVLEEGCLGLPEGEEWDHYKVERILFGLGFLEEDMAKSPTTFSGGFQIRLNLAKVLVSNPNLLLLDEPTNHLDILSIRWITQFLRSWKNELIVISHDREFMDSVTTHTAAIHRHTIQKLPGGTGKLYAQIAQDEEIHEKTRVNEEKKRKQVETFINRFRAQATKASSVQSRIKQLEKMSATRRLGRIADLDFSFHYAPLGAKKLMEVHDLSFHFDPQKPLIRNFNLSIHARDRIAVIGKNGYGKSTLLNLMAGNLTPLHGTIRSHDHLQLGHFGQTNIDRLHPDQTVEDEIGSSNMTLNRTAVRTLCGIMMFSGDHAEKKISVLSGGEKSRVLLGKILASPANLLFLDEPTNHLDMQSIEALIEGIREFEGAVVIVTHSEMILREVATRLVLFQHGTAEVFNGSYDDFLEKIGWEEEGDIPKPAPLPETVVETPEKIAKIENKKTARKRHPSKEELSSLENEIIALEVELSAANQQVIEASKAKAVDQFVALSKTIKALQKKIAEKYKKLDMAAKIDDA
- a CDS encoding NUDIX hydrolase; this encodes MKIIRWILGLLILSLGMSSIGAAKGLYLGDAKKGEIQILKEELVFSNKWVRFYNDKVKFPNGKEGTYIRLVPSQVSPQGFSGAGVLAITEKGQVILERIFRHAPRKWLLEAPHGSWEPNESLLQTAKRELGEETGFTCPRWQDLGSILPASSAISYKQKLFLAQHCTKAGEATDPEESKRIRLKLFSWAEVMKRVEKDEIQDGLTLALILKGQKFLKGN
- a CDS encoding GIY-YIG nuclease family protein, with the translated sequence MPYIVYILESSDGKYYTGYTSDLDRRMEQHRNGTGAKFTKSFGFRKLLYHEKHRTRAKAMRREAQIKGWDRSKKEALISGNLKQ